From Heliomicrobium modesticaldum Ice1, a single genomic window includes:
- a CDS encoding putative DNA modification/repair radical SAM protein, translating into MHLSEKLQILSTAAKYDVSCSSSGSNRGRKAGTIGSTASSGICHSWSDDGRCISLLKVLFSNVCCYDCSFCVNRVSNDVPRASFTPDELADLTINFYRRNYIEGLFLSSAIEKGPDHTMEQLVRTVRKLRKEYRFNGYIHLKAIPGADSRLIAEAGSLVDRMSVNIELPTSEGLRRLAPQKKKENILRPMGQITGAIAQNREERRHFRRTPTFVPAGQSTQLIIGATPESDRQIFTLAEGLYRKFQLKRVYYSAYVPVSSDPRLPALPAPPLLREHRLYQADWLLRFYDFRADEIVDADNPNLDLELDPKTGWALRHLGFFPVEVNRADYRTLLRVPGIGVKSAKRILAARRLGRIHFEHLGRMGVVMKRARYFITCNGRYYGEIGPDATSLRQRLVMPEQGAIKGMAGGEQLTLFGEEMAMESAMATLFLPAPVEEQWSVVTGDL; encoded by the coding sequence ATGCACTTAAGTGAAAAACTGCAGATCTTATCGACAGCAGCCAAATACGATGTTTCCTGTTCCTCCAGCGGCAGCAATCGGGGGAGGAAGGCGGGTACGATCGGCAGCACCGCTTCTTCTGGCATCTGCCACAGCTGGTCTGACGATGGCCGCTGCATCTCCCTGCTCAAAGTTCTCTTCTCCAACGTCTGCTGCTATGACTGTTCCTTCTGCGTTAACCGCGTCTCCAACGACGTTCCTCGGGCTTCTTTTACACCGGATGAATTGGCCGATCTGACGATCAACTTCTACCGCCGCAACTACATCGAAGGGCTCTTCCTTAGCTCCGCCATTGAGAAGGGACCGGACCATACGATGGAGCAACTGGTACGGACGGTTCGCAAGCTGCGCAAGGAATACCGCTTCAACGGATACATCCACTTAAAGGCCATCCCCGGTGCCGACAGCCGGCTCATCGCCGAAGCCGGTTCCCTCGTCGACCGGATGAGCGTCAATATCGAACTGCCCACCAGTGAAGGCTTGCGCCGCCTGGCCCCTCAAAAAAAGAAGGAGAACATCCTTCGGCCGATGGGGCAGATCACCGGCGCCATCGCGCAGAACCGGGAGGAGCGACGGCACTTTCGCCGGACGCCCACCTTTGTCCCGGCAGGTCAGAGCACTCAACTGATCATCGGGGCGACCCCTGAATCAGATCGGCAGATCTTTACCCTCGCCGAGGGCCTTTACCGCAAGTTTCAACTGAAGCGGGTCTACTACTCAGCCTATGTCCCTGTCAGCAGCGATCCGCGCCTGCCGGCATTGCCTGCGCCGCCCCTGTTGCGGGAGCACCGGCTCTACCAGGCTGACTGGCTGCTGCGCTTTTACGACTTTCGGGCCGACGAGATCGTCGACGCCGACAACCCGAACCTGGACCTGGAACTGGATCCAAAGACCGGCTGGGCGCTGCGCCACCTCGGCTTTTTTCCCGTCGAGGTGAACCGCGCCGATTACCGCACCCTCCTGCGCGTGCCCGGCATCGGTGTCAAGTCGGCCAAGCGCATCCTTGCGGCTCGGCGACTGGGAAGGATCCACTTTGAACACCTGGGCCGGATGGGCGTCGTCATGAAGCGGGCGCGCTATTTCATCACCTGTAACGGCCGCTATTACGGTGAAATCGGGCCGGACGCGACCAGCCTCCGGCAACGGCTGGTTATGCCGGAGCAGGGGGCGATCAAAGGAATGGCTGGCGGGGAACAGTTGACGTTATTTGGAGAGGAGATGGCGATGGAATCGGCGATGGCGACGCTGTTTTTGCCTGCGCCTGTTGAGGAACAGTGGTCGGTAGTGACGGGGGATCTATAG
- a CDS encoding energy-coupling factor transporter transmembrane component T: MGGAAATETMTDAAQRRNQPIHVLESASILTTLHPAAALTYAVSLLFLLMFIDHPLFLAGALAVQAVTIAALGRWAKWNEAMGFALPMSTLILLINPLLVRSGETVLWSGPTIPLLGPLFITMEAVAYGAAMALKLLNVLSLFFIYSGMLSPDDLLHLFSRVAFRSTMVISLATRLFPTMRRRLEQIRQIQEMRGVRFDEGTIGERVGKYAGLVEALLLASLEDSWETAEAMEARAFGVGPRTSHRRKRWRRRDSLCMGGAILSLAAAVAGAWEGMLLYAYYPALAPLHGDVKTLTALASILAGLLVPVILHWGCRKWTFIRSAI; this comes from the coding sequence TTGGGAGGCGCTGCTGCAACAGAAACGATGACCGATGCAGCGCAACGGCGGAATCAGCCGATTCATGTTTTAGAGAGCGCATCGATACTGACCACCTTGCATCCGGCGGCTGCCTTGACCTATGCTGTCTCACTCCTCTTTCTACTCATGTTCATCGACCACCCCCTCTTTCTCGCCGGCGCTCTCGCGGTTCAAGCCGTCACGATCGCGGCCTTGGGCCGGTGGGCAAAATGGAACGAGGCGATGGGCTTCGCTCTGCCCATGAGTACGCTGATCCTGCTCATCAACCCGCTCCTGGTGCGGTCTGGGGAGACGGTCCTCTGGAGCGGACCGACCATCCCGTTGCTGGGACCGCTGTTCATCACCATGGAAGCTGTGGCCTACGGCGCGGCTATGGCCTTGAAACTGCTCAATGTCCTCAGCCTGTTTTTTATTTACAGCGGCATGCTCTCACCTGACGATCTGCTGCATCTCTTCTCCAGGGTGGCCTTTCGCTCGACTATGGTGATCTCCTTGGCGACGCGGCTTTTTCCGACGATGCGCCGGCGGCTGGAACAGATCCGTCAGATCCAGGAAATGCGGGGCGTACGTTTTGACGAGGGGACCATCGGGGAGCGGGTGGGCAAGTATGCCGGACTGGTGGAAGCGCTGCTCTTGGCATCACTGGAAGATTCGTGGGAAACGGCAGAGGCAATGGAGGCGCGCGCCTTCGGCGTCGGCCCCCGTACGAGTCACCGCCGTAAGCGTTGGCGGCGGCGCGACAGCCTCTGTATGGGCGGGGCGATCCTGTCCCTCGCTGCTGCTGTCGCGGGCGCCTGGGAGGGTATGCTGCTCTACGCCTATTACCCGGCCCTCGCTCCCCTTCACGGTGATGTTAAGACGCTTACGGCTTTGGCCTCTATCCTGGCGGGGTTGCTGGTCCCGGTAATCCTGCATTGGGGGTGTCGCAAATGGACCTTTATTCGCTCCGCGATCTGA
- a CDS encoding S-layer homology domain-containing protein — MHYFYRANQSGRKTAALAMVFLLLWSLCLPLFTAHAASGVPSVQAGQLAGKAVDFICNQVKSGEPVDGYTAAVLIAAKEDLGAAKWTPPYSLSVKEQRISEADALAIGPELGSKNNLITYLLANQNSDGSFGPFANEYGTKVSLEALARIKSDVPVGPLKERVEQAIEKGVHFLRERFAQSDEAYSNTGFASFDARFVSALALAGEDLTQAYWQKKGKTLREQAVADAVYAADNPDGKSVTELSKHLTALYQLEPNHEKINALAEAIRNQKQTVDDGVRFGASLYDDVAVLQALGQSNQLAGIEPAKVLNYINRFRTDHSDDWGTPAGSAYGSYSPKEPELTAQVLSALSGFRAGADIDKAIDAIQTYLKAIQHKDTAAIPVSGDSTTATAETLIALKRLGLPYEQYGGDDGGWSKAPRVKPLALSLMAMQALQEKERAHKLADLLLARHTAQDGFSNSIYSDSWAYLALEEAGKIAEIKESARAYLLNKQRQNESDKGAWGESFGGAFYADFMSTAQAIRALKGLPGMDGDAAVQQAIADGLAYLKSKQQADGSFGGSFDDPVVDTAEMIVTMQKLGLNPGELKNSNQQSPVDWMLTKALNKDGSFGGSKNVFGATEALAAYLVLNGLPSGVGSDGGITPQDDTADVYVAVIGRSGERLFGPAAVKVSLKGRWGMTVLGALERTGLHYADRGGFVTSIAGQANQGMSGWMYKVNEVTPMAAAKDQAVKSGDEVIWWYSVDMNNPGPTWDDVISGKSLGSVPQPTNTVPTSITEQIKHFPQVLQASDKAIQALERLKKEAASTALAQERPVEAIDSGLVALVVVGEFQPLTEAAYQQQQREQADNRLLLQQEVQADQGAVIADAKGEVALAVPAKALRRDMKVTIQETAPPSATEQSAQQAPAGFRFLSSLYRFGPDGTTFAEPVTVALRVALPPEVSPKDVSLAVFDVKSKAWMAVPAVYDAVKGVFLTQLRHFSDYAVLARAMPEALPVMAKVQAPFADLTGFEWAAESIRRLSEADILRGVAPDRFEPGRTVTRAEFTALLVRSRRLPTSGQANFCDVQPGDWFAPVVAAAAEAGIVNGDPDGAFRPHDRITREEMAVMLGKSLRWQQTETGGAPFTDQEAISLWARPWVAQAVKQGLLRRYEDGSFRPRAEANRAEAATLIDKLVQ, encoded by the coding sequence TTGCATTACTTTTATCGTGCCAATCAGAGCGGCCGAAAAACAGCGGCGCTGGCGATGGTTTTCCTGCTCCTTTGGAGCCTTTGCCTGCCCCTTTTCACAGCCCATGCGGCGTCGGGAGTTCCCTCCGTCCAGGCCGGGCAGCTGGCCGGCAAGGCCGTCGATTTCATCTGCAATCAGGTGAAGAGCGGAGAACCTGTTGATGGTTATACGGCTGCCGTGTTGATCGCGGCAAAGGAGGATCTGGGCGCAGCCAAATGGACGCCGCCTTATTCCTTATCTGTGAAAGAACAACGGATATCTGAGGCGGATGCCCTTGCGATCGGGCCTGAACTGGGAAGCAAAAACAACCTGATTACCTATCTTTTGGCCAATCAAAATAGCGACGGCAGTTTCGGTCCCTTTGCCAACGAGTATGGGACCAAGGTCAGCCTGGAAGCTTTGGCCCGGATCAAAAGCGATGTCCCCGTTGGTCCCCTGAAGGAACGGGTCGAACAGGCGATCGAAAAAGGGGTTCACTTTCTGCGGGAGCGCTTTGCCCAGAGCGATGAAGCCTATTCGAACACCGGGTTCGCTTCTTTTGACGCCCGCTTTGTTTCTGCGCTCGCCCTTGCCGGTGAGGACTTGACGCAAGCCTACTGGCAGAAAAAGGGAAAAACGCTGCGCGAGCAGGCTGTCGCCGATGCTGTCTATGCTGCCGACAATCCTGATGGTAAGAGCGTCACCGAGTTGTCCAAGCACCTGACGGCCCTGTATCAGCTAGAGCCAAACCACGAAAAGATCAACGCCCTTGCGGAAGCCATTCGCAATCAGAAGCAGACCGTCGACGACGGCGTCCGCTTCGGCGCATCCCTCTATGATGACGTCGCCGTATTGCAGGCGCTGGGACAAAGCAACCAACTGGCGGGCATCGAGCCGGCGAAGGTCCTCAACTATATCAACCGGTTCCGCACAGACCACAGTGATGACTGGGGAACGCCGGCAGGGAGCGCCTACGGCAGTTATAGCCCCAAAGAACCGGAACTGACGGCCCAGGTGTTGTCAGCCCTTTCCGGATTTAGAGCGGGAGCGGACATCGACAAGGCCATCGATGCCATCCAGACCTACCTCAAAGCGATCCAGCATAAGGATACGGCGGCCATCCCTGTTTCCGGCGACAGCACTACCGCCACCGCCGAAACGCTGATCGCCTTGAAGCGGCTCGGCCTCCCCTATGAGCAATACGGAGGAGACGATGGAGGCTGGTCGAAGGCGCCTCGTGTCAAACCGTTGGCGCTTTCCCTCATGGCGATGCAGGCGCTGCAGGAAAAGGAACGCGCCCACAAGCTGGCAGACTTGCTCCTGGCCCGTCACACAGCGCAGGACGGCTTTTCCAACAGCATCTACAGCGACAGTTGGGCCTATCTGGCCTTGGAGGAAGCTGGAAAAATTGCTGAAATCAAGGAAAGCGCCCGCGCCTATCTGTTGAACAAGCAACGACAGAACGAATCGGACAAAGGCGCTTGGGGCGAATCTTTTGGCGGCGCTTTCTATGCCGACTTCATGTCGACGGCCCAGGCGATCCGGGCGCTAAAAGGTCTGCCCGGGATGGATGGCGATGCTGCTGTTCAACAGGCGATAGCTGACGGACTGGCCTACTTGAAGAGCAAGCAACAGGCAGACGGCAGCTTCGGCGGCTCCTTCGACGATCCCGTCGTCGACACGGCGGAAATGATCGTCACCATGCAAAAGCTCGGTCTGAATCCCGGTGAATTGAAAAACAGCAACCAACAGAGTCCCGTCGATTGGATGTTGACGAAGGCCCTCAACAAGGACGGCAGCTTCGGCGGCAGCAAGAACGTTTTTGGCGCTACGGAAGCCCTGGCCGCTTACCTGGTGCTAAACGGCCTGCCTTCCGGCGTCGGGTCGGACGGCGGGATCACTCCGCAGGATGACACAGCCGATGTGTACGTCGCTGTGATCGGCAGATCTGGCGAGAGACTTTTCGGTCCTGCCGCTGTCAAGGTGAGCCTAAAGGGTCGCTGGGGAATGACCGTCCTGGGGGCGTTAGAGCGCACCGGTTTGCACTACGCTGACCGAGGCGGTTTCGTGACCTCTATCGCCGGTCAAGCCAACCAGGGGATGTCCGGTTGGATGTACAAGGTGAACGAAGTCACCCCGATGGCAGCAGCCAAAGATCAGGCGGTGAAATCGGGAGACGAAGTGATCTGGTGGTACAGCGTGGATATGAACAACCCCGGACCGACCTGGGACGATGTAATCAGCGGCAAGTCGCTGGGAAGCGTACCGCAGCCGACGAATACGGTTCCGACCAGTATCACTGAACAAATCAAGCATTTTCCTCAAGTGTTGCAGGCATCGGATAAAGCGATTCAAGCCTTGGAGCGTTTGAAAAAAGAGGCCGCCTCGACTGCGCTGGCACAGGAAAGACCTGTCGAGGCGATCGACAGCGGTTTAGTGGCCCTGGTGGTGGTGGGCGAGTTTCAGCCGCTTACCGAAGCGGCCTACCAACAACAGCAGCGTGAACAGGCTGATAATCGCCTGCTCTTGCAGCAGGAGGTACAGGCCGATCAAGGAGCGGTCATCGCCGATGCCAAGGGAGAAGTCGCCCTGGCGGTGCCAGCCAAGGCGTTGAGAAGGGACATGAAAGTGACCATCCAGGAAACGGCGCCGCCTTCGGCGACTGAGCAATCAGCGCAACAGGCGCCGGCAGGGTTTCGGTTCCTCTCGTCCCTCTACCGCTTTGGTCCAGACGGAACGACCTTTGCCGAACCGGTCACCGTCGCCTTGCGCGTGGCGCTGCCCCCGGAAGTAAGCCCGAAAGATGTGTCGCTGGCTGTCTTTGATGTAAAATCCAAGGCCTGGATGGCCGTGCCTGCCGTCTACGACGCTGTCAAAGGCGTGTTCCTGACGCAACTTCGTCATTTTTCCGACTATGCTGTCTTGGCAAGAGCGATGCCCGAGGCGCTTCCGGTTATGGCGAAAGTCCAAGCACCCTTTGCCGATCTGACGGGGTTCGAGTGGGCTGCCGAGAGCATTCGGCGGTTGTCTGAGGCCGATATCCTCCGCGGTGTTGCGCCGGACAGGTTCGAACCGGGTCGGACCGTCACGCGGGCTGAGTTCACCGCTTTGCTCGTCCGCAGCCGGCGCCTGCCAACATCAGGCCAGGCGAATTTCTGCGATGTGCAGCCTGGGGATTGGTTCGCCCCGGTAGTGGCCGCCGCTGCCGAGGCCGGTATCGTCAATGGAGACCCTGATGGTGCTTTTCGGCCCCATGACCGCATCACCCGGGAAGAGATGGCTGTCATGTTAGGCAAATCGCTCCGTTGGCAGCAGACAGAGACGGGAGGGGCGCCCTTCACCGATCAGGAGGCGATTTCGCTTTGGGCACGCCCTTGGGTCGCCCAAGCGGTCAAGCAAGGCCTGTTGCGCCGATATGAAGACGGCAGCTTCCGGCCCCGGGCAGAGGCCAACCGCGCCGAGGCGGCGACGCTCATCGACAAGTTGGTGCAGTAA
- a CDS encoding adenosylcobinamide amidohydrolase, which produces MAYRGVTTGMGSLHRNAESALAFIRRYCPERTPGSWLSLLPGLRGRLEKECILIAADMPWRCVSSGILGGGISDKRFFVNRQVHKNYNECQPQGETIAFLTGAFPDCPIDQTTALMTAARVSQAAWMQNRCGPIGLSVVVTAGVRNACAAGVTPCWERTPEIGTINIMAFLDNSLTDGALINAVQTITEAKSRVLRELRICCAQTGDWATGTGTDAVVVAARPGGEPLAYAGPTTRLGALLAATAGAALRQAVQAYLSATGRRAGQAKEATGAK; this is translated from the coding sequence ATGGCATACAGGGGCGTCACTACCGGGATGGGAAGTCTCCATAGAAATGCGGAAAGCGCCTTGGCGTTCATCCGCCGCTATTGCCCGGAAAGGACGCCGGGAAGCTGGCTCTCCCTCCTTCCCGGACTGCGCGGTCGCCTCGAAAAAGAGTGCATCCTCATCGCCGCCGATATGCCCTGGCGCTGTGTCAGTTCAGGCATCCTCGGTGGGGGGATCAGCGACAAACGTTTTTTTGTCAACCGGCAGGTGCACAAAAATTACAATGAATGTCAGCCGCAAGGCGAGACGATCGCTTTTCTGACGGGCGCTTTCCCCGATTGCCCCATCGATCAAACGACTGCGTTGATGACAGCCGCCCGGGTCTCTCAGGCGGCCTGGATGCAGAACCGTTGCGGCCCTATCGGCCTCTCGGTGGTGGTGACAGCTGGTGTGCGCAACGCCTGCGCCGCCGGCGTCACCCCCTGCTGGGAAAGGACACCGGAAATCGGGACGATCAACATCATGGCTTTTCTGGATAACTCACTCACCGACGGGGCACTGATCAACGCCGTACAGACCATCACAGAAGCGAAAAGCCGGGTATTGCGGGAATTGCGTATCTGTTGCGCCCAGACAGGCGACTGGGCCACCGGCACAGGTACCGACGCTGTGGTGGTGGCAGCCCGGCCCGGCGGTGAGCCGCTGGCCTATGCCGGGCCGACGACACGGCTTGGCGCCTTGCTCGCTGCCACCGCCGGCGCAGCCCTGCGGCAGGCTGTTCAAGCCTACTTGAGCGCAACAGGCCGCCGTGCAGGTCAAGCGAAAGAAGCGACAGGGGCAAAGTAA
- a CDS encoding EAL domain-containing protein: MTDLCLKKPLILVADDDPAMRFMLRRALEKDGYAVIEAEDGAAALEAYEQAEPDIVLMDVLMPVLDGFALCAQLQTLPRHRRAPVLMITGLDDDASVEKAYQSGATDYITKPIQWAVLRQRVRRLLQAQHTEKALKARETQLSAVASALGEGLIVLDAEGRLTFMNPEAERLLGWSLPELLGKKIHSIIHNRRPEGDPIAEADCLVLKTIGAGETYRSDEEYFTRKDGALFPVSLVSTPLRVNDRITGAVTAFHDISDRKKVEERLLLAAKVIETTTEGIMITDAGGVIESVNPAFCRSTGYSESEAIGNSPRILKSGRHDGEFYRKMWKALLETGQWQGEIWNRRKSGELYAAWLTISAIKDSHGRTTQYAAIFSDITEDKRNQERIKHQAYHDALTDLPNRLLFIDRLTQAIAQATRNCYMLAVLFLDLDRFKQINDTYGHALGDLLLQGVAGRLRRAVRDSDTVARLGGDEFTILLPQIGSVEDAAKVAQKILASLRQPWSFEGIPSFCITTSIGIAVCPTDGEEAETLMHNADAAMYRAKAQGRNHYQLYTPELNAWAFERLAMETRLRRALDQGEFVLYYQPKVEAATGNWCAVEALIRWQHPDLGLVSPTEFLRLAEDTGLIVPIGEWCLEEACVRNKAWQDAGLPPVRMAVNLSARQFQHPNLLAAVEKALQKSGLPPAWLELEISEEVILRFADLAPIVLGDLKSLGLSLTMDQYGKRDSRITLLQKLPIDRVKIAASQVIDLSACHDARKSVKALIALARSLDLHVAADGVGTREQCDFLTAAGCDEIQGHLFSDPLSAEEMGRKMGDEAKQEKDAEVESRPKKTGTLLPDLVACGKPIRYDKNDIG; the protein is encoded by the coding sequence ATGACAGATTTGTGCTTAAAAAAACCCCTCATCCTGGTCGCCGACGATGACCCCGCGATGCGGTTCATGCTGCGGCGCGCTCTAGAAAAAGACGGCTACGCTGTTATAGAAGCCGAGGATGGCGCGGCGGCCTTGGAAGCTTATGAACAGGCAGAACCAGACATCGTCTTGATGGATGTTCTCATGCCGGTGTTGGACGGATTTGCCCTTTGCGCACAGCTGCAGACGCTCCCCCGCCACCGTCGCGCTCCCGTGTTGATGATCACCGGCCTTGACGACGACGCCTCTGTAGAAAAGGCTTACCAGTCAGGGGCAACCGATTATATCACCAAACCGATCCAATGGGCCGTGCTTCGGCAGCGGGTGCGCCGGTTGTTGCAGGCGCAGCACACGGAAAAGGCGCTGAAAGCCCGAGAAACACAACTCAGCGCCGTCGCTTCGGCGCTCGGGGAAGGCCTCATCGTCCTCGATGCGGAGGGGCGTTTGACCTTCATGAACCCGGAAGCGGAGCGGCTCCTGGGCTGGAGTCTTCCCGAACTGCTGGGGAAAAAGATTCATTCCATCATCCACAACCGTCGTCCGGAAGGCGATCCCATCGCCGAGGCAGACTGCCTCGTTCTAAAAACAATCGGCGCCGGCGAAACCTACCGCAGCGACGAGGAATACTTTACCCGCAAGGATGGCGCTCTCTTTCCCGTATCGCTCGTTTCTACCCCGTTGCGTGTCAATGACCGGATCACCGGGGCCGTGACCGCTTTCCACGACATCAGCGATCGGAAAAAAGTCGAGGAAAGGCTGTTGCTGGCCGCCAAGGTCATTGAGACTACGACAGAAGGCATCATGATCACCGACGCCGGCGGTGTCATTGAGTCGGTAAACCCGGCTTTTTGCCGATCCACAGGTTACAGTGAATCTGAGGCAATCGGCAACAGCCCGCGCATCTTAAAATCAGGGCGCCATGACGGTGAATTCTACCGTAAGATGTGGAAGGCCTTGCTGGAAACGGGCCAGTGGCAGGGGGAGATCTGGAACCGCCGCAAGAGCGGGGAACTGTACGCCGCCTGGTTGACGATCAGCGCCATCAAGGACAGCCACGGCCGGACCACCCAGTATGCCGCCATTTTCAGCGACATCACCGAAGACAAGCGCAACCAGGAACGGATCAAGCATCAGGCTTACCATGACGCCTTGACCGATCTGCCCAACCGACTGCTCTTCATCGACCGCCTGACACAGGCGATCGCTCAGGCGACGCGGAACTGTTACATGCTCGCTGTCCTCTTTCTCGACCTGGATCGGTTCAAGCAGATCAACGACACCTATGGCCACGCGCTGGGAGACCTGCTGCTGCAAGGTGTGGCGGGACGCCTGCGTCGGGCTGTCCGGGACAGCGACACGGTGGCGCGCCTCGGCGGCGACGAGTTTACGATCCTGCTGCCGCAGATCGGCAGCGTAGAAGACGCCGCCAAGGTGGCCCAGAAGATCCTGGCCTCCCTCCGCCAGCCATGGTCATTCGAAGGCATACCGTCCTTTTGCATCACTACCAGCATCGGCATCGCCGTCTGCCCGACTGACGGTGAAGAGGCGGAGACATTGATGCACAACGCCGACGCGGCCATGTACCGAGCCAAGGCGCAGGGGCGCAACCACTATCAACTCTATACGCCCGAGTTGAACGCCTGGGCCTTCGAACGGCTGGCTATGGAAACCCGCCTTCGCCGCGCTTTGGACCAGGGCGAATTCGTCTTATACTACCAGCCGAAGGTGGAAGCGGCCACGGGAAACTGGTGCGCTGTCGAGGCATTGATCCGCTGGCAGCACCCCGATCTGGGGCTGGTCTCGCCGACGGAGTTCCTGCGCTTGGCCGAGGATACAGGGCTGATCGTGCCTATCGGCGAATGGTGTCTGGAGGAAGCTTGCGTTCGCAACAAGGCTTGGCAGGATGCAGGCTTGCCGCCTGTGCGGATGGCCGTCAACCTGTCGGCGCGCCAGTTTCAACATCCGAATCTGCTCGCCGCAGTGGAAAAGGCGCTGCAAAAGAGCGGTCTGCCACCTGCCTGGCTGGAACTGGAGATCAGCGAGGAGGTCATCCTTCGCTTTGCCGATCTAGCCCCCATAGTGCTGGGTGATCTGAAATCGCTCGGCCTAAGCCTGACGATGGACCAGTACGGAAAGCGCGACAGCCGCATTACGCTATTGCAGAAGCTGCCTATTGACAGAGTAAAAATCGCTGCGTCCCAGGTCATCGATCTGAGCGCCTGCCATGATGCCCGGAAGAGCGTCAAGGCCTTGATCGCCCTCGCCCGCAGCCTCGATCTGCATGTAGCCGCAGACGGCGTCGGAACGAGAGAACAGTGCGATTTTCTGACTGCCGCCGGTTGTGACGAGATACAGGGACACCTCTTCAGCGACCCTTTATCGGCTGAGGAGATGGGCCGGAAAATGGGCGACGAAGCAAAACAGGAGAAGGACGCTGAAGTAGAATCAAGGCCAAAGAAAACAGGAACCCTGTTGCCTGATCTGGTTGCCTGTGGGAAGCCGATCCGTTATGATAAGAATGATATTGGATAG
- a CDS encoding DUF4430 domain-containing protein, with protein sequence MGKKIGWHWGFLLVLLALLFGAVSLSGNSGTSENIQTALSTAADRDAYEKAQGAVAKEPPVLQNTSTQPSEEGTQKGVPSSPASKELTKGVEKAPSGMSKSAEIPAVTGGKEAKGETEASVDKEIPKGLSVSIAVVGQKGELLFGPESVLIKDDNRWGKTPLGALEATGLRYGMGAGFGSFVTSINGQVNQGMRGWMYKVNDETPMVAANQKAVQRDDRIIWWYSNEMDAPSPDWEALLQQKR encoded by the coding sequence ATGGGCAAGAAAATCGGCTGGCATTGGGGATTTTTGCTGGTTCTCTTGGCCCTGTTGTTTGGGGCTGTCTCTCTTTCCGGAAACAGCGGCACATCGGAGAACATACAGACGGCGCTGAGCACCGCTGCCGATAGGGATGCTTACGAGAAAGCCCAAGGGGCGGTCGCGAAAGAGCCACCTGTTCTACAGAACACCTCCACTCAACCGAGTGAGGAAGGAACGCAAAAGGGCGTTCCTTCCTCGCCTGCTTCCAAGGAGCTGACGAAAGGCGTAGAAAAGGCCCCTTCAGGGATGAGCAAGTCAGCCGAGATTCCTGCAGTGACAGGCGGCAAGGAGGCAAAGGGAGAAACAGAGGCTTCTGTAGATAAAGAAATCCCTAAGGGTCTCTCTGTGTCGATTGCCGTCGTCGGCCAAAAGGGAGAACTGCTTTTCGGACCGGAGAGCGTCTTGATCAAAGACGATAACCGTTGGGGTAAAACGCCCCTGGGAGCGCTGGAGGCGACAGGATTGCGGTATGGCATGGGCGCAGGTTTCGGAAGTTTTGTCACCAGCATCAACGGCCAGGTTAACCAGGGGATGCGCGGTTGGATGTACAAAGTCAATGATGAGACGCCCATGGTGGCCGCCAACCAAAAAGCAGTGCAAAGGGATGATCGGATCATCTGGTGGTACAGCAATGAGATGGATGCGCCGAGCCCCGATTGGGAGGCGCTGCTGCAACAGAAACGATGA